A genome region from Persephonella sp. includes the following:
- a CDS encoding Crp/Fnr family transcriptional regulator produces MYRARDIFLFKHLSDQQLEKIQQISFIKELKRGEILFWEGERPDYLYILLDGTIRVFKTDNKGNEITLHYFYPINMIAEVANFENIPYPASAEAETDSIVLAIDYDKFKRELLSDPEISFNIIKSLSDKIRILNDFIVQNMMMDAVTRVAKFLYEHEDLFHQLKHNKIASLLNITPETFSRILKKFKQQEIIEKNGKELVIHKDKLKNYI; encoded by the coding sequence ATGTATAGGGCTCGGGATATATTTCTTTTCAAACATCTAAGCGACCAGCAACTTGAAAAAATTCAACAGATTTCATTTATAAAGGAACTTAAAAGGGGAGAAATTCTTTTTTGGGAAGGAGAAAGACCTGATTATCTTTATATTTTGCTGGATGGAACAATAAGGGTTTTTAAAACAGATAACAAGGGTAATGAAATTACCTTACACTATTTTTACCCTATAAATATGATTGCAGAAGTGGCTAACTTTGAAAATATCCCTTATCCAGCTTCAGCAGAAGCAGAAACAGATAGCATTGTCCTGGCAATAGATTATGATAAATTCAAAAGAGAACTGTTAAGCGACCCAGAAATATCATTTAACATAATAAAGTCTTTATCAGACAAGATAAGAATTCTCAATGACTTCATAGTGCAAAATATGATGATGGACGCTGTTACAAGGGTTGCAAAATTTCTATATGAACACGAGGATTTATTTCATCAACTTAAACATAATAAAATAGCTTCCCTGCTTAACATCACCCCTGAAACATTTTCCAGAATTTTGAAAAAATTCAAACAACAGGAAATTATAGAAAAAA